The following coding sequences lie in one Prevotella nigrescens genomic window:
- a CDS encoding ParA family protein: protein MKNIKVVFANQKGGVGKSTLCMLFANYLSWKGKPVCIIDTDLQKTILMQRQKDVQIYEGEEPYSVQSFDVSAPELMQQLMDSASEVEGYVLFDSPGNVSEDGLVPLFTNADYIVCPYEYEDKTLDSTGIFVQVINALKDVNPDMHAQIFFVPNRIDPRIGTSDEQRMWSDTNDIFSQIGKVTPMVNSRATLKRINTFELLATQREAVKGAFEYMIKRMK from the coding sequence ATGAAAAATATTAAAGTAGTATTTGCCAACCAGAAAGGTGGAGTAGGGAAGAGCACGCTGTGCATGCTGTTTGCCAATTACTTGAGCTGGAAGGGCAAACCCGTGTGTATCATCGACACCGACCTGCAGAAAACCATTCTGATGCAGCGGCAGAAAGATGTTCAGATCTACGAGGGCGAAGAGCCATACAGTGTGCAGAGCTTCGACGTAAGTGCCCCCGAGCTGATGCAGCAGCTCATGGATTCGGCTTCAGAGGTGGAAGGCTACGTGCTGTTCGACTCTCCCGGCAACGTAAGCGAGGACGGACTGGTGCCTCTCTTCACCAATGCCGACTACATTGTGTGCCCTTACGAGTACGAAGACAAGACGTTGGATTCCACGGGAATATTCGTTCAGGTCATCAATGCGCTCAAGGACGTAAACCCGGACATGCACGCTCAAATCTTCTTTGTGCCCAACCGGATAGACCCCCGCATCGGTACTTCCGACGAGCAGCGCATGTGGAGCGACACCAACGACATCTTCTCGCAGATTGGAAAGGTTACGCCGATGGTGAACAGCCGTGCCACGCTGAAGCGCATAAACACCTTCGAGCTGCTTGCCACGCAGCGCGAGGCGGTGAAAGGGGCATTCGAGTACATGATAAAGCGAATGAAGTAG